Proteins encoded by one window of Bauldia sp.:
- a CDS encoding response regulator codes for MAKPIEILLVEDNPAEVRLTIEGLKEARIANNLNAVMDGQSAIDYLQRRGRYGDAVRPDLVLLDLNLPGIDGRSVLIHIKEDPQLKIIPVVIITSSEAESDIIKSYEAHANCFISKPIDFDGFTKVIRSIEHFWFTVVRLP; via the coding sequence ATGGCGAAGCCCATCGAAATTCTGCTGGTCGAGGACAACCCCGCCGAGGTCCGCCTGACCATCGAGGGCCTCAAGGAGGCCCGCATCGCCAACAACCTCAACGCCGTCATGGACGGTCAGAGCGCCATCGACTACCTGCAGCGGCGCGGCAGATACGGTGACGCCGTCCGGCCGGATCTCGTGCTGCTCGACCTCAATCTCCCGGGCATCGACGGCCGTTCCGTGCTCATCCACATCAAGGAAGACCCACAACTCAAGATAATTCCGGTCGTAATTATTACATCTTCCGAGGCTGAATCAGACATCATCAAGTCATACGAGGCTCACGCCAACTGCTTTATTTCAAAACCCATCGACTTTGATGGATTTACGAAGGTAATCCGCTCGATCGAACACTTTTGGTTTACTGTTGTGAGACTACCGTGA
- a CDS encoding TIM barrel protein, which produces MAANSSLSAIRLSANLGFLWSDLTLLDRIAAAGRAGFRGVEFHLPYATPASALKAACAAADVAVIGINMPYGDRAGEFGVGALPGREADFLRLFETAATYADAVGASAIHVLAGMVPAAERAAATATFVRNLERASRIAPDGVTLLLEAMNRQERPDYLLLTTAEADAVRAATGAANVKLMFDAYHVGRDGRDAAAEFARYLPQIGHVQIAAVPSRAEPDEGTLDYGALFRTIAASGYRGWVGAEYEPRAATDAGLGWRTTLGV; this is translated from the coding sequence ATGGCGGCGAATTCCTCCCTCAGCGCGATCAGGCTTTCGGCAAACCTCGGGTTCCTGTGGAGCGATCTCACGCTGCTCGACCGCATCGCGGCGGCGGGGCGCGCGGGATTTCGCGGCGTCGAGTTTCACCTGCCCTATGCGACGCCGGCGTCGGCGCTGAAGGCGGCGTGCGCGGCGGCGGACGTTGCGGTCATCGGCATCAACATGCCGTACGGCGATCGCGCGGGCGAGTTCGGCGTCGGCGCGCTCCCCGGCCGCGAGGCCGATTTTCTGCGGCTGTTCGAGACGGCGGCGACGTATGCCGATGCGGTCGGGGCGAGCGCGATCCACGTGCTGGCGGGCATGGTGCCTGCCGCGGAACGTGCGGCGGCGACGGCGACGTTCGTGCGCAACCTCGAGCGCGCATCGCGCATCGCTCCGGACGGCGTCACCCTGCTGCTCGAGGCGATGAACCGGCAGGAGCGGCCGGACTATCTGCTGCTGACGACGGCCGAGGCCGATGCGGTACGTGCGGCGACCGGCGCAGCGAACGTGAAGCTGATGTTCGACGCGTATCACGTCGGGCGCGACGGGCGGGACGCGGCGGCGGAGTTTGCGCGATATCTGCCGCAGATCGGGCACGTGCAGATCGCGGCGGTGCCTTCGCGCGCGGAACCCGACGAGGGGACGCTCGATTACGGCGCCCTCTTCCGCACCATCGCGGCGAGCGGCTACCGCGGCTGGGTCGGGGCGGAATATG
- a CDS encoding EAL domain-containing protein, producing the protein MDEVITHSLSVLLVEDNPGDRRLTEFALQDAGRDAEVVCTVAAVDSLAAALAHLEQVKGAVDAILLDLDLPDALGLDGLRSMRGAAAHVPIIVLTGLSDLKIAGEALKNGAGDYLEKGEIQPRTLLRAIRYAIERKKSETELLRLARTDSLTGLLNRRAFFEQLDAALIQSRRNELPCAVILFDVDRFKEINDVFGHKTGDNVLIEVTRRLREQLRETDTIARIGGDEFAILATNLRSEGSAMEIAEKVSRAVSGITELEDMRLDVSISVGISVFPNDDSSADVLVSHADLAMYKSKASKKGSINFFDARMDAVVKARHALKRSMPEDILAGRFYLLFQPIVDATTRRLIGAEGLARWRDLENKIITPTEFIPIAEESGSIANLGNRLLEEACAQIRAWADMQKALVPISMNISPMQCRDPGFATRLIATMERLEVPSNLINIEMTESTIFKNIEVIQKNLDMLKTYGVGVHIDDFGTGYSSLSLLRDLPLSAVKIDRSFVRDIGKVAGSELIVQAVVDLARKLGFQTIAEGVETEDQVAALRDMGVNGLQGYYFSKPVPGAQLAGWLQKSEAYLVA; encoded by the coding sequence ATGGACGAGGTCATCACCCATTCGCTGTCCGTACTGCTGGTCGAGGATAACCCCGGCGACCGGCGGCTGACCGAGTTCGCGCTCCAGGATGCCGGGCGCGACGCCGAGGTCGTGTGCACGGTCGCCGCCGTCGACTCGCTCGCCGCCGCGCTCGCCCACCTCGAGCAGGTGAAAGGCGCCGTCGATGCCATCCTGCTCGATCTCGATCTGCCCGACGCCCTCGGCCTCGACGGACTGCGCTCCATGCGCGGCGCCGCCGCCCATGTGCCGATCATCGTCTTGACCGGCCTGTCCGATCTCAAGATCGCCGGCGAGGCGTTGAAGAACGGGGCAGGGGATTACCTCGAGAAGGGCGAGATCCAGCCGCGCACGCTGCTGCGCGCCATCCGCTACGCCATCGAGCGCAAGAAGAGCGAGACTGAGCTGCTCCGTCTCGCCCGCACGGATTCGCTGACCGGCCTGCTCAACCGCCGCGCCTTCTTCGAGCAGCTCGACGCCGCCCTCATCCAGTCGCGCCGCAACGAGCTGCCCTGCGCGGTGATCCTGTTCGATGTCGACCGCTTCAAGGAGATCAACGACGTCTTCGGCCACAAGACCGGCGACAACGTCCTGATCGAGGTCACCCGGCGCCTGCGCGAGCAGCTCCGCGAGACCGATACCATCGCCCGCATCGGCGGCGACGAGTTCGCCATCCTCGCCACCAACCTGCGCTCGGAAGGCTCCGCCATGGAGATCGCCGAGAAGGTCTCGCGCGCCGTGAGCGGCATCACCGAGCTGGAAGACATGCGCCTCGACGTCTCGATCAGCGTCGGCATCTCCGTCTTCCCGAACGATGATTCCAGCGCCGACGTCCTCGTCTCCCACGCCGACCTCGCGATGTACAAGTCGAAGGCCAGCAAGAAGGGCTCGATCAACTTCTTCGACGCGCGCATGGACGCCGTCGTCAAGGCGCGCCACGCCCTCAAGCGCTCGATGCCCGAGGACATCCTCGCCGGCCGCTTCTACCTGCTGTTCCAACCGATCGTGGACGCCACCACCCGCCGCCTGATCGGCGCCGAGGGCCTCGCCCGCTGGCGCGACCTCGAGAACAAGATCATCACGCCGACCGAGTTCATCCCGATCGCCGAGGAGTCCGGCTCGATCGCCAACCTCGGCAACCGCCTGCTGGAAGAAGCCTGCGCCCAGATCCGCGCCTGGGCCGACATGCAGAAGGCGCTGGTGCCGATCTCGATGAACATCTCGCCGATGCAGTGCCGCGATCCCGGCTTCGCGACGCGGCTGATCGCGACCATGGAGCGCCTCGAGGTCCCCTCCAATCTCATCAACATCGAGATGACCGAGTCGACCATCTTCAAGAACATCGAGGTCATCCAGAAGAACCTCGACATGCTCAAGACCTACGGCGTCGGCGTCCACATCGACGACTTCGGCACCGGCTACTCGTCGCTGTCGCTGCTCCGCGACCTGCCGCTCTCCGCCGTCAAAATCGACCGCAGCTTCGTCCGCGACATCGGCAAGGTTGCCGGCTCCGAGCTGATCGTGCAGGCGGTCGTCGACCTCGCCAGGAAGCTCGGCTTCCAGACCATCGCCGAGGGCGTCGAGACCGAGGACCAGGTCGCCGCGCTCCGCGACATGGGCGTCAACGGCCTCCAGGGCTACTACTTCTCCAAGCCGGTGCCGGGCGCCCAGCTCGCCGGCTGGCTGCAGAAAAGCGAAGCGTACCTGGTCGCCTGA
- a CDS encoding ATP-binding protein, whose amino-acid sequence MNDASPEAPLTRLRTVRFGLASQIALWAIVLGTITAATVSFFLYRGNVAILMERQQQTLTASLDLAASRISTRFDSAERDAVFMARTPAVSDLVAAVSNGAIAPAEGEPIATSLDRVAVIFSALLDARPGYFDALFLDASGSEIVRVNRTATGVISRTAAADLQDKSARPYFIAAAGAAPGAVLISDVELNQEHGRIELPYRPTAHVATPLHDATGRLAGVIVLNLELKSLFDVVERTLGRESQNFITNQAGDYLANPLNEKTFGFDLATRYRLQDDYPEFAPLLAGGDATFSGTVTRPAGTYLAVADRVPFDPADPARFLAVAAVLSNDALLARTNGVRDMTVLVASLMIAFGVAIAVFLSRLIVRPLRSLTADAAAITAGRRDVDFSRTLKRRDETGELSRALALMMKEIGEREDRLTAQTDELTRSNQELAQFAYVASHDLQEPLRMVGSYLELLSRRYEGKLDDEAQEFIGFAVDGATRMKRLINDLLGYSRAGNAPLKLETVEARDVVQTVLAQLALHVAETGADVQVGRLPKIRVDPVQFSRVFQNLIENALKYRSDKKPVIRIDARRVDGAIRFAVADNGIGIDPVFKDKIFEIFKRLHGRDRYSGTGIGLAVSKLVVERHGGRIWVEPAPDGGSIFYFTIPDTKAA is encoded by the coding sequence GTGAACGACGCGTCGCCGGAAGCGCCGCTCACGCGCCTGCGTACGGTCCGCTTTGGCCTCGCGTCGCAGATTGCGCTGTGGGCCATCGTCCTCGGCACGATCACCGCCGCCACTGTGTCCTTCTTCCTCTACCGGGGCAACGTCGCGATCCTGATGGAGCGCCAGCAGCAGACGCTGACCGCTTCGCTCGATCTCGCCGCCTCGCGCATCTCCACCCGCTTCGATTCGGCCGAGCGCGACGCCGTGTTCATGGCCCGGACGCCCGCCGTCAGCGACCTCGTCGCCGCCGTCTCCAACGGCGCCATAGCGCCGGCTGAGGGCGAGCCGATCGCCACCTCGCTCGACCGTGTCGCCGTCATCTTCAGCGCGCTGCTCGATGCCCGCCCGGGATATTTCGATGCGCTGTTCCTCGACGCGTCGGGTAGCGAGATCGTCCGCGTCAATCGCACCGCTACCGGCGTCATCAGCCGCACCGCGGCGGCCGACCTCCAGGACAAGAGCGCGCGGCCCTATTTCATCGCTGCCGCGGGTGCGGCGCCCGGCGCCGTCCTCATCTCCGACGTCGAGCTCAACCAGGAGCACGGCCGCATCGAGCTTCCTTACCGGCCGACGGCGCACGTCGCGACGCCGCTCCACGACGCCACCGGCCGCCTCGCCGGCGTCATCGTGCTCAATCTCGAGCTGAAAAGTCTGTTCGACGTCGTCGAGCGGACGCTCGGCCGCGAGAGCCAGAATTTCATCACCAACCAGGCCGGCGACTACCTCGCCAATCCGCTGAACGAGAAGACCTTCGGCTTCGACCTCGCCACGCGCTATCGCCTGCAGGACGACTATCCCGAGTTCGCCCCGCTCCTCGCCGGCGGCGACGCGACCTTCTCCGGCACGGTGACGCGCCCGGCCGGCACCTACCTCGCCGTTGCCGATCGCGTCCCGTTCGATCCGGCCGACCCCGCCCGCTTCCTCGCCGTCGCCGCGGTGCTGTCCAACGACGCGCTGCTCGCCCGCACCAACGGCGTCCGCGACATGACGGTGCTCGTCGCCTCGCTGATGATCGCCTTCGGCGTCGCCATCGCCGTGTTCCTGTCGCGGCTGATCGTGCGGCCGCTGCGCTCCCTCACCGCCGACGCCGCGGCGATCACCGCCGGCCGCCGCGACGTCGATTTCAGCCGGACGCTGAAGCGCCGCGACGAGACCGGCGAACTGTCGCGCGCGCTGGCGCTGATGATGAAGGAGATCGGCGAGCGCGAGGACCGCCTGACGGCGCAGACCGACGAACTGACGCGCTCCAACCAGGAGCTGGCGCAGTTCGCCTACGTCGCCTCGCACGACCTGCAGGAGCCGCTGCGCATGGTCGGCAGCTACCTCGAGCTGCTCTCCCGTCGCTACGAGGGCAAGCTCGACGACGAGGCGCAGGAGTTCATCGGCTTCGCCGTCGATGGTGCCACGCGCATGAAGCGCCTGATCAACGACCTCCTCGGCTACTCGCGCGCCGGCAACGCGCCGCTGAAGCTCGAGACCGTCGAGGCCCGCGACGTCGTCCAGACCGTGCTCGCCCAGCTCGCCCTGCATGTCGCCGAGACCGGGGCCGACGTCCAGGTCGGCCGGCTGCCGAAGATCCGCGTCGACCCGGTGCAATTCTCCCGCGTCTTCCAGAACCTCATCGAGAACGCGTTGAAGTACCGCTCCGACAAGAAGCCGGTGATCCGCATCGACGCCCGCCGCGTCGATGGCGCCATCCGTTTCGCCGTCGCCGACAACGGCATCGGCATCGATCCCGTCTTCAAGGACAAGATTTTCGAGATATTCAAGCGCCTGCACGGCCGCGACCGCTACTCCGGCACCGGCATCGGCCTCGCCGTGTCGAAGCTGGTGGTCGAGCGCCACGGCGGCCGCATCTGGGTCGAGCCCGCGCCGGACGGCGGCTCGATCTTCTATTTCACGATCCCCGACACGAAGGCGGCTTGA
- a CDS encoding tRNA-uridine aminocarboxypropyltransferase: MVDAALANSGNDDAVTPIENRIALLILQHPQEQDNILGTAKLAAASLTNATFKIGLSWASLGKALGRAADPKRWAILHLGSAHAADFPKGREVVVLDKKGVALPDQEQELAHIQGVVVFDGTWSQAKTLWWRNAWVLKGKRVALNPKRPSLYGNLRREPRREGLSTIEAAGLLLSRLEKRPEIETRLNENFQRMLDRIRASGVHVGKG, translated from the coding sequence ATGGTTGATGCGGCACTTGCGAACTCAGGAAACGACGACGCCGTCACGCCGATCGAGAACCGCATCGCGTTGCTGATCCTTCAGCATCCGCAGGAGCAGGACAACATACTCGGCACGGCGAAGCTCGCGGCAGCGAGCCTGACCAACGCGACGTTCAAGATCGGGCTGTCGTGGGCGAGCCTCGGCAAGGCGCTCGGACGCGCGGCCGACCCGAAGCGATGGGCGATATTGCATCTGGGCTCCGCGCATGCCGCCGATTTTCCGAAAGGGCGCGAGGTCGTCGTGCTCGACAAGAAGGGCGTGGCGCTGCCCGACCAAGAGCAGGAGCTGGCGCACATCCAGGGCGTCGTCGTCTTCGACGGAACCTGGAGCCAGGCGAAGACCTTGTGGTGGCGGAACGCGTGGGTGCTGAAGGGCAAGCGCGTGGCGCTCAACCCGAAGCGGCCGTCGCTCTACGGGAATCTCCGGCGCGAGCCGCGGCGCGAGGGGCTGTCGACCATCGAGGCGGCCGGGCTGTTGCTTAGCCGGCTAGAGAAACGGCCGGAGATCGAAACCCGGCTCAACGAAAATTTTCAGCGCATGCTCGATAGAATCCGCGCCTCGGGTGTTCACGTCGGTAAGGGCTGA
- a CDS encoding cytochrome c encodes MALRGWLTGLAVVIVAGGAAFWILTEPRPLAASVVPTTPGDATRGELLFWAGGCVSCHLSAGASVADAKPMLGGGRPLTSKFGTFYPPNISPDPDTGIGKWTTLDFVNAMKRGIAPDGTHLYPSFPYTSYQRMPVADIVDLKAFLDTLPPVKAENKADALPFPLNIRGGLGLWQLMFLDGKEFVPDPVKSAEVNRGAYLVEGPGHCNECHTPRTLFDLGGLDYTHAFAGAPNLSGRGRAPNLTPGKGGIGDTSADDLLFDLEMGQDFNGIMLEVQQNLAHLPESDLAAIVAYLKQLPPQDSPPRPQRPAGAPAPPAS; translated from the coding sequence ATGGCGCTGCGCGGCTGGCTTACCGGACTGGCTGTCGTCATCGTGGCCGGCGGTGCGGCGTTCTGGATACTGACCGAGCCGCGGCCGCTGGCGGCTTCCGTCGTGCCGACGACGCCCGGCGATGCAACGCGCGGCGAGTTGCTGTTCTGGGCGGGCGGGTGCGTCTCGTGCCATCTCTCCGCCGGCGCCAGCGTAGCGGACGCGAAGCCGATGCTCGGCGGCGGCAGGCCGCTGACCTCAAAATTCGGCACGTTCTATCCGCCGAACATTTCGCCGGACCCCGACACCGGCATCGGCAAGTGGACGACGCTCGACTTCGTCAATGCGATGAAGCGCGGCATCGCGCCGGACGGGACGCATCTCTATCCATCGTTCCCGTACACGTCGTACCAGCGGATGCCGGTCGCCGACATCGTCGACCTCAAGGCATTCCTCGACACGCTGCCGCCGGTGAAGGCGGAGAACAAGGCGGACGCCCTGCCCTTCCCGCTCAACATCCGGGGCGGGCTGGGGCTGTGGCAGCTCATGTTCCTCGACGGCAAGGAATTTGTGCCCGATCCGGTGAAGTCGGCCGAGGTCAACCGCGGCGCCTATCTCGTCGAGGGGCCGGGGCACTGCAACGAGTGCCACACGCCGCGCACGCTGTTCGATCTCGGCGGTCTCGACTACACGCACGCGTTTGCCGGGGCGCCCAATCTTTCCGGCCGCGGACGGGCGCCAAACCTGACGCCCGGCAAGGGCGGCATCGGCGACACGTCGGCGGACGATCTGCTGTTCGACCTTGAGATGGGGCAGGATTTCAACGGCATCATGCTCGAGGTGCAGCAGAACCTGGCGCACCTGCCGGAGAGCGACCTCGCGGCGATCGTGGCGTATCTCAAGCAACTGCCGCCGCAGGACAGTCCGCCGCGACCGCAGCGGCCGGCGGGGGCGCCGGCGCCGCCGGCGTCTTAG
- a CDS encoding RNA methyltransferase, whose translation MPALIPIDDPLDSRIAAYRDIRERDLVGRDGLFVAEGEVVVRVLLTRSLYRPVSLLISEKRIATLADIVPPDLPVFVAAQPILDAIAGFHLHRGILALGRANPAVAAASLLASLPPRATVVVLFAIANHDNMGGIFRNAAAFGADAVILDAACCDPLYRKAIRVSVGAALTVPFARLASGDDAIALLRSQNFTPLALSPRGATALSELRPPPRVAALFGTEGPGLPDEIMARAETVRIEMPGAMDSLNVATASGIVLHRLASRS comes from the coding sequence ATGCCCGCGCTCATCCCGATCGACGATCCACTGGACTCGCGCATCGCCGCCTACCGCGACATCCGCGAGCGCGATCTCGTCGGCCGCGACGGCTTGTTCGTCGCCGAGGGCGAGGTCGTCGTCCGCGTGCTGCTGACGCGCTCGCTCTACCGCCCGGTGTCCCTGCTCATCTCGGAAAAGCGCATCGCGACATTGGCCGACATCGTCCCGCCGGACCTGCCGGTGTTCGTCGCCGCCCAGCCGATACTGGACGCCATCGCCGGCTTCCATCTCCACCGCGGCATCCTCGCGCTCGGCCGCGCCAATCCCGCGGTCGCCGCCGCGTCGTTGCTGGCCTCGCTGCCGCCGCGCGCCACTGTCGTCGTCCTGTTCGCCATCGCCAACCACGACAATATGGGCGGCATCTTCCGCAACGCCGCCGCCTTCGGCGCCGACGCGGTGATCCTCGACGCCGCCTGCTGCGACCCGCTCTACCGCAAGGCGATCCGCGTCTCGGTCGGCGCCGCGCTGACCGTCCCCTTCGCCCGCCTCGCATCGGGCGACGACGCCATCGCGCTCCTCCGCTCGCAAAACTTCACGCCGCTGGCGCTCAGCCCGCGCGGCGCGACGGCGCTGTCCGAGCTCCGGCCGCCGCCACGCGTCGCCGCGCTCTTCGGCACCGAAGGCCCCGGCCTGCCGGACGAAATCATGGCCCGCGCCGAGACCGTGCGCATCGAGATGCCCGGCGCGATGGATTCGCTGAACGTCGCCACCGCCAGCGGCATAGTGCTCCACCGCCTCGCGTCGAGGAGCTAA